In Magnetospirillum sp. WYHS-4, one genomic interval encodes:
- the hfq gene encoding RNA chaperone Hfq: MSSERSQNVQDVFLNYIRKQKTPVTIFLVNGVKLQGVVTWFDNFSVLLRRDGHTQLVYKHAISTVMPSTPVQLFEPEAEVAGSST; encoded by the coding sequence ATGTCCTCCGAGCGTTCGCAAAACGTACAAGACGTCTTTTTGAACTACATCCGGAAGCAAAAGACACCCGTCACCATCTTCCTGGTCAACGGCGTGAAGCTGCAGGGCGTGGTCACCTGGTTCGATAATTTCTCGGTCCTGTTGCGGCGAGATGGGCATACCCAACTGGTCTACAAGCACGCCATCTCGACCGTGATGCCTTCGACCCCGGTTCAGCTCTTCGAGCCGGAAGCCGAAGTGGCGGGCAGTTCCACCTGA
- the hflX gene encoding GTPase HflX, translating into MGERCVVVHPHVKAGRYDAGEARRAPAARLEEAMRLAEAIGLEIVHSEVVNVSDIRPATLLGSGAVERLGGLIADFEVAVAVVDGPLSPVQQRNLERAWKCKVIDRTGLILEIFGARARTREGRLQVELASLTFQRSRLVRSWTHLERQRGGFGFLGGPGETQIETDRRLIGERIVRLKKELEEVARTRGLHRKARRRVPYPVVALVGYTNAGKSTLFNRLTLSEVFAKDQLFATLDPTMRGLALPSGRMAILSDTVGFISDLPHELVNAFHATLEEVQEADIVLHVRDASHPDAEAQRQDVEDVLKELGLEPSLPGRLIEVLNKIDLLPPEEREVLGNKARREEPAVALVSAHTGEGCADLLAAIDARLAAAAETLEVVLPPEDGATLAWLYRHGEVVSRESGEDGALHLTVRLDSDNAARFRGRPVR; encoded by the coding sequence ATGGGTGAGCGTTGTGTGGTCGTGCATCCGCACGTCAAGGCCGGCCGTTACGATGCCGGCGAAGCGCGTCGTGCGCCAGCCGCGCGGCTGGAAGAGGCCATGCGACTGGCCGAGGCCATCGGGTTGGAGATCGTCCATTCCGAGGTCGTCAACGTCTCCGATATCCGGCCCGCCACCCTCCTGGGTAGCGGGGCGGTGGAGCGTCTGGGCGGGCTGATCGCGGATTTCGAGGTTGCGGTCGCGGTGGTCGATGGGCCGCTGTCGCCGGTCCAGCAACGCAACCTGGAGCGGGCCTGGAAGTGCAAGGTCATCGACCGCACCGGCCTGATCCTGGAAATCTTCGGCGCTCGGGCCCGCACCCGTGAAGGGCGGCTGCAGGTCGAGTTGGCTTCCCTGACCTTCCAGCGGTCCCGCCTGGTGCGATCCTGGACCCACCTGGAACGCCAGAGGGGCGGATTCGGGTTCCTGGGCGGTCCCGGTGAAACCCAGATCGAGACCGACCGCCGCCTGATCGGCGAACGCATCGTCCGCCTCAAGAAGGAGTTGGAGGAGGTGGCGCGCACCCGCGGCCTCCACCGCAAGGCGCGTCGTCGGGTCCCCTATCCCGTCGTCGCGCTGGTGGGTTACACCAACGCCGGCAAATCGACTCTGTTCAATCGACTGACCTTGTCGGAAGTCTTTGCCAAGGATCAGCTTTTCGCCACCCTTGATCCCACCATGCGGGGCTTGGCGCTGCCTTCCGGCCGCATGGCGATCTTGTCGGATACCGTGGGGTTCATCTCCGATCTGCCCCACGAACTGGTCAATGCCTTCCACGCGACCTTGGAGGAGGTCCAGGAGGCGGACATCGTCCTGCACGTCCGCGATGCCTCCCACCCCGATGCCGAGGCACAGCGCCAGGACGTGGAAGACGTGCTGAAGGAACTGGGGCTGGAGCCATCCCTGCCGGGCCGCCTGATCGAGGTCCTGAACAAGATCGACTTGCTGCCCCCCGAGGAACGCGAGGTTCTCGGCAACAAGGCGCGGCGGGAGGAGCCTGCCGTCGCCCTGGTTTCCGCCCATACCGGTGAGGGCTGCGCCGACCTGCTGGCGGCCATCGACGCCCGCTTGGCGGCCGCAGCCGAAACCCTGGAAGTGGTCCTTCCTCCCGAGGATGGTGCAACCCTGGCATGGCTCTACCGCCATGGCGAAGTGGTATCGCGGGAATCCGGCGAGGATGGAGCCCTTCACCTGACCGTACGCCTCGACAGCGACAACGCGGCCCGCTTCCGCGGCCGACCGGTGCGATGA
- a CDS encoding HAD family hydrolase, with protein MTSSRQRPRALVFDWDNTLIDSWPAIHDANNHTLESFGLPPWTFEETKARVRKSMRDSYPELFGDRWEEAGRVFYERFAARHLVTVTPLPGAEAMLAALRAAGFYLGVVSNKKGDYLRDEARHLGWDGFFGRIVGAFDADRDKPAPEPVYLALEGSGVQAGPDVWFVGDTGVDMECGLNAGCIPVLVRETPPIDEEFSAFPPAIHVGSCEALSILVRSL; from the coding sequence GTGACCTCTTCCCGGCAGCGTCCGCGCGCCCTGGTCTTCGATTGGGACAATACCCTGATCGATTCCTGGCCGGCCATCCACGACGCCAACAACCATACCCTGGAATCCTTTGGCCTGCCGCCCTGGACGTTCGAGGAAACCAAGGCCCGGGTGCGCAAGTCCATGCGCGACAGCTATCCGGAACTGTTCGGAGACCGGTGGGAGGAGGCCGGAAGGGTATTCTACGAACGCTTCGCCGCCCGCCACCTGGTGACAGTGACGCCCCTGCCGGGGGCCGAGGCCATGCTGGCCGCCCTGCGGGCCGCCGGGTTCTACCTGGGGGTGGTAAGCAACAAGAAGGGCGACTACCTGCGCGACGAGGCCCGCCACCTGGGCTGGGACGGCTTCTTCGGGCGCATCGTCGGAGCCTTCGACGCCGACCGCGACAAGCCGGCTCCCGAACCCGTCTACCTCGCCCTGGAAGGCAGCGGCGTGCAGGCCGGCCCGGACGTCTGGTTCGTCGGCGACACCGGGGTCGACATGGAATGCGGCCTCAATGCCGGTTGTATCCCGGTCCTGGTCCGGGAAACCCCGCCTATCGATGAGGAGTTCTCAGCCTTTCCCCCCGCAATTCACGTGGGTAGCTGCGAAGCCCTTTCCATTCTGGTCAGAAGCCTGTAA
- a CDS encoding NUDIX hydrolase produces the protein MTDNDGIIEILTDPGEAEVARQASAARLVAAGHPADYAALGLREENQFWRVIRDPVRFPDGHVGTYHRVVVRPEYLPAVSALPLLGDKIVLIRIFRHPLRAFLLETPRGFGTPGLSPEEGARLELEEEIGAKITEMIDLGQAYLSSGLSDEVAAFFLARLESVGLPEKAEAIRDILTVSVPEFEAMASDGRITDSFTLIAFLRARLKGLL, from the coding sequence ATGACCGACAACGACGGCATCATCGAGATTCTCACCGACCCCGGAGAAGCCGAGGTGGCCCGCCAAGCCAGCGCCGCCCGCTTGGTGGCAGCCGGCCATCCTGCCGATTACGCCGCCCTGGGATTGCGCGAGGAAAACCAGTTCTGGCGGGTGATCCGCGATCCGGTGCGCTTTCCCGATGGACACGTCGGGACTTACCACCGGGTAGTGGTGCGTCCGGAATACCTGCCGGCGGTCTCCGCCCTGCCGCTGCTGGGCGACAAAATCGTCCTGATCCGCATCTTCCGCCACCCGTTGCGGGCTTTCCTGTTGGAAACGCCGCGCGGTTTCGGTACGCCCGGCCTGAGCCCGGAGGAGGGGGCCCGCTTGGAGTTGGAGGAAGAAATCGGCGCCAAGATCACGGAGATGATCGATCTTGGCCAGGCTTATCTGAGTTCGGGCCTGTCGGACGAGGTCGCAGCCTTCTTTCTGGCGCGGTTGGAATCCGTCGGCCTGCCCGAGAAGGCGGAAGCCATCCGCGATATTCTAACGGTCTCGGTACCCGAGTTCGAGGCGATGGCGTCCGATGGCCGCATCACCGACTCCTTCACCCTGATCGCCTTTCTCCGGGCGCGGCTGAAGGGCCTCTTGTAG